CGCTGGGAGAGCACCTGAACCGCTGCCGAGATCACGGCCGAGCCGATGGAGAAGGCCAGCGCGCGCTTGAGCGTCATCTCATCGTTGGCGACCCGAGGTGCGTCATCGCCGGTGGTCTTCTTCCACACGAAATCGAAGATCCGGGTGGCGATGAAACCGCCTCCCAGTGAGATTCCGAGAGCCATTCCCTTGTCAAGAAGTTTGTCCACAGTGTCCTCCGTTGCAGGTGGGTCGAGTGTCTCTGGTGCTACTGTAGTGCACGTCATTTGAGACACGACAGGGGAGCGCCCCTCGGTGCCAGACACAGCTGACCAGCTGTGATGTCACCGGCAGGGCGCTGAGAGTGGGCTGAAGGCCCAGACCCTCGAACCTGATCAGGTTAGGACCTGCGAAGGAAGTCGAGATTCTGCACTCGGATGCTGATGCTTGTGAGCAGCAGCTTTCCTCCTGCGTGCTCCTGGTCCGCCCTCACCTCTTCAGGGAGAAGCATCATGAGCAGCAGAAAGACAACCACCAGGTCATGGTCCTGGACGGTCTCCGACATCGTGGTGGCCTCGGTGCTCGCCGTCGCCTCCGGTGTCATCTTCTGGGGCTGGAACCTCAGCTATCACCTCATCGGGAACCTCTTCGTCTTCTACCCGCCCGTGGAGACCCTCGTGCACGGCATGTGGCTCTTCCCGGCGGTCCTCGGCGCGCTGGTGATCCGTAAACCCGGTGCCGCCATCTACTGCGAGATGGTCGCTGCGGCGGTCTCCGCGCTGCTGGGCTCGCAGTGGGGTCTGACGGTCCTCTCCTCCGGATTCATGCAGGGACTTGGTGCCGAGCTGGTCTTCCTCGCGGTGGTCTACCGCAGATTCAGCCTGGAGTTCGCCATGCTCGCCGGCGCAGCCTCCGGGCTCACCGGCGGCATCACCTACCACTGGATCGTGCCGATGTATGCCTACGCGCCGCTCGAGACCATCATCCACATCTCCTGCTTCGCGCTCTCCGGGGCGGTCATCGCCGGAGTCCTGCCCTGGCTCGCCACGCGTGGGCTGGCGGCCTCCTCCGTGCTGGGGCCGCTGGCCTCACGTCGCGCCCACCGCGAACCGATGCTGCTGGGCGGCACGCCGCGTGGGTGAAGCCCCCGGCGTCGCCGTGGCGGCCGAGGGCTGGAGCTGGCAGCACGCCGAGCGCGAGACTCCCGCGATCGCGGGTCTGGACCTCCAGATCTCCGCCGGGGAGAGGGTGCTGCTGGCCGGGGCCTCCGGAGCCGGCAAGTCCACGCTGCTGCACGGGCTGGCGGGCGTCCTGCACGATGAGGACGCCCAGGCTGCGGGTCAGCTGCTGCTGGACGGGGTCCCTGCCGAGCGGGCCAGGGGTCGCGCGGGGCTCATGCAGCAGGATCCCGAATCCCAGGTGGTGCTCTCCCGCATCGGCGACGACGTGGCCTTCGCGGCCGAGAACCTCGCCGTGCCGCGTGCCGAGGTCTGGGACCGCGTGGACAGCGCGCTGGGCGCTGTGGGGCTGAGCGGATTCGGTCTCGAGCATCCCAGTGCCAAGCTCTCCGGGGGTCAGAAGCAGCGGCTGGCCCTCGCCGGGATCCTTGCCATGCGGCCGGGACTGCTGCTGCTGGACGAGCCCACGGCGAATCTGGACCCGGCCGGAGTGCGGCAGGTCCGCGATGCGGTGCTCCTCGCGGCCGAGATCACCGGCGCCACGGTGATCGTGGTCGAACACCGGCTCGAGATCTGGGCGGAGCACATGGATACGCTCGTGGTGCTGGATGCGGGGGCGGGAGTTCGTCGCCGCGGCCCGGCGGCGCAGATCTTCACCGACCAGACCCTGGCCGACGAGCTCTCCAGCATGGGCCTGTGGGTGCCCGGGCGAGACCCCCTGCACGGACTGACCGACCCCCGCAGCGCGGGTGGCGGCCGGGACGAACCGCCCGGTGAGCTGCTGCTGCACGCGGGCGACCTGGCGGTGGGCAGGCACTCGCCCACCACGCGGTGGCGGCGCAGCGCCATCGCGCCGCCGACGCTGACCGGGGTCGAGGCCCAGATCCGTCGCGGAGAAACGCTGGGGATCACCGGTGCCAACGGCGCCGGAAAGTCCACGCTGCTGCTGACCCTGGCCGGGCTGCTTCCAGCTCATGGCGGAACTCTCACGGCCACCGCCGGGCTCAAGGGAGACGGGCCTGGTGAGCTGCTGGCAGCCGATCCCCACGACTGGCGATCCGCTGATCTCGTGGCTCGGATCGGCATGGTCTTTCAGGAGCCGGAACATCAGTTTGTGCGCGGCACCGTCGCCGAGGAGCTCGCGCTCGGGGCTGAGCAGGCGAAGGTCCCCGGCACTGCGGAACCTCTCTACACCCCGGCCGAGATCGACGCTCGGGTGCAGCGTCTGCTGGACCGACTGGGACTGCGCACCCTGGCTCAGGCGAATCCCTTCACGCTCTCCGGAGGGGAGAAGCGACGGCTCTCGGTGGGCACGGTGCTGGCGGCGGGACCGGAACTGCTGATGCTCGATGAACCGACCTTCGGACAGGACGCCCACACCTTTCGCGAGCTCATCTCTCTGCTCCGCGAACATGTCGACGCCGGAGGCACCGTGCTGGCCGTCACCCACGACGCCGCCTTCCTGCGCGGCCTCCAGGCGCGGGAGCTCGAGCTCAGCCGGGACGCTCCCCCACCGGAGGCGCCCGCCACCGGCGCGGGGGAACTCTTCTCCGGCACGCGAGCGGACTCCTGGCTGGGTCGACGCAACGCGCTGGCCAAGCTCATCGCCGTCTTCCTGATCACGGCGGCACTGGTGGTGACCATCGACGTGGTGAGCGCCGGCGTCGTCGTGCTCGCGAGCCTGGCTGCGCTGCCGCTGGCCGGCATCCGCGTGACGGGACTGCTCAGGCTCATGTGGCCCTTCGCGCTGGGCGCGGTGGTGGCGGCCTGGGGCACCGCGCTGGCTGCCGAAGAGTCCGGGGCGGTGCTCGTCGACCTGGGATTCACCACGATCAGCGAGGGATCTCTCGCGCTGGGCCTGGCACTGGGGGCCCGCGCCTTCGCGATCGTGCTGCCCTCGGTGATCATCTTCTCCACCACTGACCCGACGGACCTTGCGGACTCACTGGCTCAGCAGCTGCGGCTGCCCGCCCGGTTCGTGCTGGGCGCCTTGGCGGCGATGCGGCTGCTGGGGCTCCTCGCTGAACACTGGACCACGCTGGGCCATGCGCGGCGTGCACGCGGAGTCGGTGCCCATGGAGGCGCGAGGCAGCGGCTGCGCAGCACCCTCTCGCAGGCGTTCGGGCTGCTGGTCCAGTCGATCCGCATGGCGACTCGACTGGCGGTGACCATGGAATCGCGCGGATTCGGCGCCGGCAGGCGGACCTGGGCCCGTCCCGCTCAATTCCACGCAGCAGATGTGCCGGTCATCCTGGGCGGCGCCCTGATCGGGGCCGCAGCCGTCTGCGCAGCAGTGGCAGCGGGCACCTGGAACTTCGTCTGGTCCTGAAAACGAGCTGCCCGTGGGGCCAGCCGGTGACGGAGAGGAGAGCCAGCTTCAGGGGGAGACGCCGGTCAGCCGCGGTTGGGAGGTTGTTCCCGGCTGATCCGCTCCACCGCACTCGCCAGCTCGTCGTGGGTCAGCAGGTCTCGGCGCATGTGTTTGGTGCGGTAGCCCGAGCGGCCCACCACGTGTGCGCTGACCGGAGCGGTGAGCAGCAGCAGGCCCCAGGCAAGCACCACGATCGGCACCAGCTCCCAGGAGCGCCAGGTGATCGCCGCGGCCAGGAGCAGCGCGAGCAGGCCGAGCACCTGTGGTTTCGTGGCGGCGTGCATCCGCGAATGCAGATCCGGGAGCCGAACCAGTCCGATGCCGGCGGCCAGGGACATCAGCCCACCGACCACCAGCAGCACCGAGGCCAGAGCGTCCAGGATCACGTCGGCGGTGAGTGACTCAGGCATCCCGGTCCTCCTGCTGGGTGGATGGCTTCGAGTCGGGTTTTGACTCGGGCTCCGGCGAGTCGAGCTCCGGCGGCTCCTGCGAGTCCTGTTCCGGCGGCATGGGGTCCTCGCGACGTTTCGGGGTGAAGCCCGAACGGGCCAGCGCTGAGAACCAGGAGGTCGACTCGTCCTCCGGCGGCCCGACACCGGGCATGACAGGGGTGGAGATCGGTTGATGCGGGGTCTCTGGCTCACCCTCAGCCGATGTTCTGTCCGGGACGGAGGGCGGGAAGGGGACCGGGTCGTGCTCGGGCGCGTCTGGGACGATCTCCTCGGGAGAGCGCACCACCACGTAGCGGGCGATCGCGACGGAGCCCAGGAATCCGATCACGGCGGTGACCACGACGAAGAGGATGAAGTCCTGGTGATCGTTGATCACCATGTCCACGATCATCATCGAGGCGACGATGATGAGCATGACGTCGAGGCTGATCACGCGGTCCAGCACCGAGGGACCCTTGTAGATCCGGTAGACGGTGCCGGCGGCGCCCAGGGCGAGCAGGACCTGGGTGATGTGCACTGCGATCTCGAGCATCAGTCCTCCACCTCCTCGATGGTGGTCCGAGCATCCGAGGAAGAGTCGCCGCCGCCGTGCACCTCGGCCCGCCCGTGTCGGCGGAACGGTGTGTCTCGCTCGGTCTTGGAGAACCCTGACATCCTGCCGAGGCGCTTCTCGGCCTTGACCACTGCGACATCTGAGCGGCTGCCGCAGGTCCGGATGATCAGCGCCTCCGTCGTCAGCGCGTCCAGACGGATCTTCTCCGCGTCCTCATCCGAGGTGACATCGAGTGCGTGGAGGTACAGCGTCGCCGTGGTCCGATCGACATCGAGGACCAGGGAGCCCGGCACCAGGGAGAGCGCGTGCCCGGTGAGGGTGACGATGAGGTCATCGTGGCTGCGCAGCTGGACCGAGATCACGGAGTTCTTCACCCGGGGCCCGGTGACCACCGAGAGCCACGAGACCTGGAAGGAGGCGACCACCATCTTCACCAGAAAGCGCGCGGTGAAGACAACCCCCCAGACGGGATTCAGCCGACCGCTTCCGCGCAGCGGGGGCAGGTAGAACACGCGCACGATGATGGTTGCGTAGATCAACCCGATGATGAACGTTCCCAGCGTGAAGTCGCGCCAGATCGCCATCCAGAAGAAGCCCAGGAAGGCGATCAGCGGGAGCTCGAGGCGCAGCGGAGTCTTGGGTCGCTTCATCGGTGATCATCGCTCTCTTCGGTGATCTCGGGGACGACCTCGGCGGCCTCGTCATCGGGCTGCAGCGAGGTCTCCACCGGCGCGTGCTCAGCGGCCCCGCCGTCACCGGTCTCATAGTCAATGAGGAAGGTTCCAGCGAAATCCTCGAGCTCCTCACGGACCCCGTCGGAACGTTCCGGACCGAACACCGCCTCCAGATACGGCGTGCGCTCGTACATGTCTTGGGCGGCGGCACGGGAGAAGTCCATCAGGGGTCCAGCGAAGACGGTGAAGGCCAGTGACATGGCGACCAGGGCCGCCGTCGGGGCCACCATGGACATCGGCAGGTGGCGCTTGTTCGCCGCCCGCGCATGGGCCAGGGTCTTGGACATCAGCTGGCGCTCCGGGGCCTCATCCGCGTCCTCCGGCTTGCGCCAGAATCCGCGGGTCCAGATCCTGGCCACCGCCATGAGCGTGAGCAGCGAGGTGAGCACCGAGGCGAAGACCAGGGTCCAGGTGATCCAGGTGTTCTCCGCGATGCCGCCCTGGAGCATCCCCAGCTTTCCGATGAACCCGGAGAAGGGCGGGATCCCTGCCAGGTTCATCGCCGGGACGAAGAAGAGCAGTCCCAGCACCGGAGAGATCTTCGCCAACCCGCCGAGCCGGAGCACGTTGGAGGTGCCCGAGCGGCGTTCAATGAGCCCGGTCACCAGGAACAGCGT
The nucleotide sequence above comes from Nesterenkonia halotolerans. Encoded proteins:
- a CDS encoding DUF4235 domain-containing protein: MDKLLDKGMALGISLGGGFIATRIFDFVWKKTTGDDAPRVANDEMTLKRALAFSIGSAVISAAVQVLSQRGASSTVKKIRGKFGDRSEV
- a CDS encoding ECF transporter S component: MSSRKTTTRSWSWTVSDIVVASVLAVASGVIFWGWNLSYHLIGNLFVFYPPVETLVHGMWLFPAVLGALVIRKPGAAIYCEMVAAAVSALLGSQWGLTVLSSGFMQGLGAELVFLAVVYRRFSLEFAMLAGAASGLTGGITYHWIVPMYAYAPLETIIHISCFALSGAVIAGVLPWLATRGLAASSVLGPLASRRAHREPMLLGGTPRG
- a CDS encoding ATP-binding cassette domain-containing protein; its protein translation is MGEAPGVAVAAEGWSWQHAERETPAIAGLDLQISAGERVLLAGASGAGKSTLLHGLAGVLHDEDAQAAGQLLLDGVPAERARGRAGLMQQDPESQVVLSRIGDDVAFAAENLAVPRAEVWDRVDSALGAVGLSGFGLEHPSAKLSGGQKQRLALAGILAMRPGLLLLDEPTANLDPAGVRQVRDAVLLAAEITGATVIVVEHRLEIWAEHMDTLVVLDAGAGVRRRGPAAQIFTDQTLADELSSMGLWVPGRDPLHGLTDPRSAGGGRDEPPGELLLHAGDLAVGRHSPTTRWRRSAIAPPTLTGVEAQIRRGETLGITGANGAGKSTLLLTLAGLLPAHGGTLTATAGLKGDGPGELLAADPHDWRSADLVARIGMVFQEPEHQFVRGTVAEELALGAEQAKVPGTAEPLYTPAEIDARVQRLLDRLGLRTLAQANPFTLSGGEKRRLSVGTVLAAGPELLMLDEPTFGQDAHTFRELISLLREHVDAGGTVLAVTHDAAFLRGLQARELELSRDAPPPEAPATGAGELFSGTRADSWLGRRNALAKLIAVFLITAALVVTIDVVSAGVVVLASLAALPLAGIRVTGLLRLMWPFALGAVVAAWGTALAAEESGAVLVDLGFTTISEGSLALGLALGARAFAIVLPSVIIFSTTDPTDLADSLAQQLRLPARFVLGALAAMRLLGLLAEHWTTLGHARRARGVGAHGGARQRLRSTLSQAFGLLVQSIRMATRLAVTMESRGFGAGRRTWARPAQFHAADVPVILGGALIGAAAVCAAVAAGTWNFVWS
- the mnhG gene encoding monovalent cation/H(+) antiporter subunit G, which gives rise to MPESLTADVILDALASVLLVVGGLMSLAAGIGLVRLPDLHSRMHAATKPQVLGLLALLLAAAITWRSWELVPIVVLAWGLLLLTAPVSAHVVGRSGYRTKHMRRDLLTHDELASAVERISREQPPNRG
- a CDS encoding monovalent cation/H+ antiporter complex subunit F; the encoded protein is MLEIAVHITQVLLALGAAGTVYRIYKGPSVLDRVISLDVMLIIVASMMIVDMVINDHQDFILFVVVTAVIGFLGSVAIARYVVVRSPEEIVPDAPEHDPVPFPPSVPDRTSAEGEPETPHQPISTPVMPGVGPPEDESTSWFSALARSGFTPKRREDPMPPEQDSQEPPELDSPEPESKPDSKPSTQQEDRDA
- a CDS encoding Na+/H+ antiporter subunit E, which gives rise to MKRPKTPLRLELPLIAFLGFFWMAIWRDFTLGTFIIGLIYATIIVRVFYLPPLRGSGRLNPVWGVVFTARFLVKMVVASFQVSWLSVVTGPRVKNSVISVQLRSHDDLIVTLTGHALSLVPGSLVLDVDRTTATLYLHALDVTSDEDAEKIRLDALTTEALIIRTCGSRSDVAVVKAEKRLGRMSGFSKTERDTPFRRHGRAEVHGGGDSSSDARTTIEEVED